A genomic window from Mustela erminea isolate mMusErm1 chromosome 16, mMusErm1.Pri, whole genome shotgun sequence includes:
- the TONSL gene encoding tonsoku-like protein isoform X4, protein MSVERELRQLSKAKAKAQRNGQLRDEAALCHQLGELLASHGRYAEALREHQHELQLLESVDDPLGCAVAHRKIGERLAELEDYSAALKHQHRHLELARSLSNHTEVQRAWATIGRTYLDIYDHCQSQDTLLQAQTAFEKSLAIVDEKLQGTLAKRELSEMRTRLYLNLGLTFDSLQQAAPCDDYFRKSIFLAEQNHLLEDLFRARYNLGAVHWRRGQHSQAMRCLEGARECARVLRRERMESECCVLLSQILQDLGDFLAAKRALKKAYRLGFQTPLQKAAVCRTLKYVLAVVRLQQRLREAEGSDPQGAMGICEQLGDLFSKAGDFPKAAEAYQKQLRLAELLGRPGPELAVIHVSLATTLGDMKDHHRAVSHYEQELRLRGGDALEEAQTWLNIALSREEAGDAYEQLAPCFQKALSCAQQAQRPQLQRQILQHLHAVQLRLRPQEAPATAASLQELSAPREQEEDDEEEEEEDEATPELSDVELSESEGDAESGSPRLEEDEELQGCLGPPRVNKWNRRNDVGETLLHRACIEGRLGRVQDLVRQGHPLNPRDYCGWTPLHEACNYGHVDIVRFLLDHGARVDDPGGPGCEGITPLHDALHCGHFEVAQLLIERGASVTLRTAKGHSPRETLQQWVKLYGKDLDSETRAKAAAMERLLRVASSGQAPPSSAAPHTSPRNHLFDPELSPPSSPGLGPSEPSQAHARVSPGHTVPAVARPRRSRPKLASSSSSEGEDSPGPCQPLHKRPRHRVPVQQAKAGVPGYPGGSEAVAASAARAAIRGVAGAQICRPGPSLLRGPGEPTMPRAALIPEEECLARDWLEDDSPLTRSRQDGSRPHPQGSGNSPSPRGSGSGRSKSPDGLRARARQSRLPRLRSWNAPGGAGGDGSPAAEPPQSPDLSRTSGPSGDSPATGQPPGPSLPPPIRVRVRVQDSLFLIPVPHGGETHSVAWLTEQAAQRYCQACGLLPRLVLRKEGALLAPQDPIPDVLQSNEEVLAEVTSWDLPPLTDRYRRACRSLEQEEHPQVLQAMDRQGSGPSFSVGSLALRQTQLTPLLRALKLHAALRELHLAGNRLGDGCAAELLAALGTMPSLMLLDLSSNHLGSEGLRQLAAGLQGQTTLQNLQELDLSMNPLGDGCGWALASILQGCPSLSTLHLQACGFGPSFFLSHQAALGSAFQDAKHLKTLSLSYNMLGPDALAHALQNLPAHTLQRLELSSVAAGKSDSGLVEPVVRYLAKEGCTLAHLSLSANHLGNKAVRDLSRCLPCCPSLVSLDLSANPDVSCVGLEELLSALQMRPQGLSFLGLSGCAVQGPLRLGLWREITARVQELELCSRRLSPDDRAALRQLLPGRPGPGACTLDRGSKLFFRRL, encoded by the exons ATGAGCGTGGAGCGCGAGCTTCGCC AGCTGagcaaggccaaggccaaggcccaGAGGAACGGGCAGCTGCGGGACGAGGCCGCCCTCTGCCACCAGCTGGGGGAGCTCCTGGCCAGCCATG GACGCTACGCAGAGGCCCTGCGAGAGCACCAGCATGAGCTCCAGCTCCTGGAGAGCGTCGACGACCCGCTGGGCTGCGCCGTGGCCCACCGCAAGATCGGGGAGCGACTGGCCGAGCTGGAGGATTACTCAGCCGCCCTgaag CACCAGCATCGCCATTTGGAGCTGGCCCGTTCTCTGTCCAATCACACTGAGGTGCAGAGGGCCTGGGCCACCATTGGCCGCACCTACCTGGACATCTATGACCATTGCCAGTCACAGGATACCTTGCTGCAGGCACAGACTGCCTTTGAGAagagcttggctattgtggacgagAAGCTGCAGG GGACGTTGGCCAAGCGAGAACTGAGTGAAATGAGGACCCGACTCTACCTGAACTTGGGGCTCACGTTCGACAGCCTGCAGCAGGCGGCCCCCTGCGACGACTACTTCCGGAAGAGCATCTTCCTCGCCGA GCAGAACCACCTCCTTGAGGACCTGTTCCGCGCCCGCTACAACCTGGGTGCCGTCCACTGGCGCCGAGGGCAGCACTCCCAAGCCATGCGCTGCCTGGAGGGGGCCCGAGAGTGTGCCCGCGTCCTGCGGAGGGAACGGATGGAGAGCGAGTGCTGTGTGCTCCTCTCACAG ATCCTCCAAGACCTGGGGGATTTTTTGGCTGCCAAGAGAGCCCTGAAGAAAGCCTACAGGCTGGGCTTCCAGACGCCTTTGCAGAAGGCAGCAGTTTGCCGGACCCTCAAATACG TGCTGGCCGTGGTGCGGCTGCAGCAGCGGCTGCGGGAGGCCGAGGGCAGCGACCCCCAGGGCGCCATGGGCATCTGTGAGCAGCTGGGGGACCTGTTCTCCAAGGCGGGTGACTTCCCCAAGGCGGCTGAGGCCTACCAGAAGCAG CTGCGCCTCGCAGAGCTGCTGGGCCGGCCAGGGCCCGAGCTGGCCGTCATCCACGTGTCCCTGGCCACCACCTTGGGAGACATGAAGGACCACCACCGGGCCGTGTCCCACTACGAGCAGGAGCTGAGACTGCGCGGTGGGGACGCTCTGGAG gaGGCCCAGACCTGGTTAAACATCGCGCTGTCCCGGGAGGAGGCCGGAGACGCCTACGAGCAGCTGGCCCCATGCTTCCAGAAGGCTCTCAGCTGCGCCCAGCAGGCCCAGCGGCCCCAGCTCCAG AGGCAGATCTTACAGCACCTCCATGCCGTGCAGCTGAGGCTGCGGCCCCAGGAGGCCCCGGCCACCGCGGCCAGCCTGCAGGAGCTGAGCGCgcccagagagcaggaggaggacgacgaggaggaggaagaggaggacgaGGCCACTCCCGAGCTCAGTGACGTGGAGCTCTCAGAGAGCG AGGGGGATGCCGAGAGCGGGTCCCCGCGGCTGGAGGAGGATGAGGAGTTGCAGGGCTGTTTGGGCCCGCCGAGGGTGAACAAG TGGAACCGGCGCAATGACGTTGGGGAGACTCTGCTGCACCGCGCTTGCATCGAGGGCCGTCTGGGTCGTGTCCAGGACCTCGTAAGACAG GGCCACCCTCTGAACCCTCGGGACTACTGTGGCTGGACACCCCTGCACGAGGCCTGCAACTATGGGCATGTGG ACATCGTGCGCTTCCTGCTGGATCACGGGGCTCGGGTTGATGACCCGGGCGGCCCGGGCTGTGAGGGCATCACTCCCCTTCATGACGCCCTCCACTGCGGTCACTTTGAGGTGGCCCAACTCCTCATCGAACGGGGAGCGTCTGTCACGCTCCGAACCGCAAAG GGGCACAGCCCACGGGAGACGCTGCAGCAGTGGGTGAAGCTGTACGGCAAGGATCTGGACAGCGAGACCCGAGCGAAGGCCGCCGCCATGGAGCGGCTGCTCCGAGTGGCCTCCTCAGGCCAAG CTCCCCCCAGTTCTGCGGCCCCCCACACCTCTCCTCGGAACCATCTGTTCGACCCTGAGCTCTCTCCTCCCTCGAGCCCCGGCCTGGGACCCTCAGAGCCCTCTCAGGCCCATGCCAGGGTTTCCCCAGGGCACACAGTTCCAGCTGTGGCCAGGCCTCGGAGGAGCAGGCCCAAgctggccagcagcagcagctcggAGGGCGAGGACTCCCCGGGCCCCTGCCAGCCCCTCCACAAGAGGCCCCGACATCGTGTGCCCGTACAGCAGGccaaagctggggtgcctggctacCCCGGCGGCAGCGAGGCAGTGGCAGCAAGTGCTGCCCGGGCAGCCATCCGAGGTGTGGCTGGTGCCCAGATCTGCCGCCCTGGGCCCAGCCTACTGCGGGGCCCAGGGGAGCCCACCATGCCCCGGGCGGCGCTCATCCCGGAGGAGGAGTGTCTGGCCAGGGACTGGCTGGAGGACGACTCCCCGTTGACCCGCAGCCGCCAGGATGGCTCTcggccccacccccagggcagtGGGAACAGCCCCAGTCCCCGTGGCTCGGGCTCAGGCCGCAGTAAGAGCCCTGACGGGCTCCGGGCCCGGGCCAGGCAGAGCCGGCTGCCCCGTCTCAGGAGCTGGAACGCaccaggcggggcagggggagacgGCAGCCCAGCGGCAGAGCCTCCACAGAGCCCTGACCTCTCCAGGACCTCAGGGCCCAGTGGGGACAGCCCAGCGACAGGCCAGCCCCCG GGTccatctctgccccctcccatcCGCGTGCGAGTGCGCGTGCAGGACAGCCTGTTCCTCATCCCCGTCCCGCATGG TGGGGAGACCCACTCTGTGGCCTGGCTAACCGAGCAGGCTGCCCAGCGCTACTGCCAGGCCTGTGGGCTGCTGCCAAGGCTCGTCTTGCGAAAGGAGGGAGCCTTGTTGGCCCCGCAGGACCCCATACCTGATGTGCTGCAGAGCAACGAGGAG GTGTTGGCGGAAGTCACTTCGTGGGACCTCCCCCCACTGACTGATCGCTACCGCAGGGCTTGCCGGAGCCTGGAACAAG AGGAGCACCCACAGGTGCTGCAGGCCATGGACCGTCAGGGCTCCGGCCCCTCGTTCAGCGTGGGCTCCCTGGCCCTGCGTCAGACCCAGCTCACCCCGCTACTGCGGGCCCTCAAGCTTCACGCGGCGCTCCGGGAGCTGCACCTGGCAGGGAACCGGCTGGGGGACGGATGTGCCGCCGAGCTGCTGGCTGCCCTGGGCACCATGCCCAGCCTGATGCTCCTGGATCTGTCCTCCAATCACCTGGGATCCGAAGGCCTGCGCCAGCTCGCGGCAGGCCTCCAGGGGCAGACTACCTTGCAG AACTTGCAGGAGCTGGACTTAAGCATGAACCCCCTTGGGGACGGCTGTGGCTGGGCCCTGGCATCCATCCTGCAGGGCTGCCCCTCACTCAGTACCTTGCATCTCCAGGCCTGTGGCTTCGGCCCCAGCTTCTTcctgagccaccaggcagccCTAGGTAGTGCCTTCCAAG ATGCCAAGCACCTGAAGACACTGTCTCTGTCCTACAACATGCTGGGTCCCGACGCCCTGGCCCACGCCCTGCAGAACCTGCCTGCCCATACCCTCCAGCGCCTGGAGCTGAGCTCTGTGGCAGCCGGCAAGAGTGACTCGGGCCTCGTGGAGCCGGTGGTCAGATACCTGGCCAAG GAAGGCTGCACTCTAGCTCACCTGAGCCTGTCTGCAAACCATCTGGGCAACAAGGCAGTGAGAGACCTGAGCAG GTGCCTTCCATGTTGCCCCTCACTTGTGTCACTGGACCTGTCTGCCAACCCGGACGTCAGCTGTGTGGGTCTGGAGGAGCTCCTGTCTGCACTCCAGATGCGGCCCCAAGGCCTCAGCTTCCTTGGCCTGTCAG GCTGTGCTGTCCAGGGCCCCCTGCGCCTGGGCCTCTGGCGCGAGATCACCGCACGGGTGCAGGAGCTGGAGCTGTGCAGCCGCCGCCTCTCCCCCGACGACCGGGCCGCCCTGCGCCAGCTGCTGCCCGGCCGGCCGGGCCCCGGCGCGTGCACACTGGACCGAGGGTCCAAGCTCTTCTTCAGGCGCCTGTGA
- the TONSL gene encoding tonsoku-like protein isoform X3: MSVERELRQLSKAKAKAQRNGQLRDEAALCHQLGELLASHGRYAEALREHQHELQLLESVDDPLGCAVAHRKIGERLAELEDYSAALKHQHRHLELARSLSNHTEVQRAWATIGRTYLDIYDHCQSQDTLLQAQTAFEKSLAIVDEKLQGTLAKRELSEMRTRLYLNLGLTFDSLQQAAPCDDYFRKSIFLAEQNHLLEDLFRARYNLGAVHWRRGQHSQAMRCLEGARECARVLRRERMESECCVLLSQILQDLGDFLAAKRALKKAYRLGFQTPLQKAAVCRTLKYVLAVVRLQQRLREAEGSDPQGAMGICEQLGDLFSKAGDFPKAAEAYQKQLRLAELLGRPGPELAVIHVSLATTLGDMKDHHRAVSHYEQELRLRGGDALEEAQTWLNIALSREEAGDAYEQLAPCFQKALSCAQQAQRPQLQRQILQHLHAVQLRLRPQEAPATAASLQELSAPREQEEDDEEEEEEDEATPELSDVELSESEGDAESGSPRLEEDEELQGCLGPPRVNKWNRRNDVGETLLHRACIEGRLGRVQDLVRQGHPLNPRDYCGWTPLHEACNYGHVDIVRFLLDHGARVDDPGGPGCEGITPLHDALHCGHFEVAQLLIERGASVTLRTAKGHSPRETLQQWVKLYGKDLDSETRAKAAAMERLLRVASSGQAPPSSAAPHTSPRNHLFDPELSPPSSPGLGPSEPSQAHARVSPGHTVPAVARPRRSRPKLASSSSSEGEDSPGPCQPLHKRPRHRVPVQQAKAGVPGYPGGSEAVAASAARAAIRGVAGAQICRPGPSLLRGPGEPTMPRAALIPEEECLARDWLEDDSPLTRSRQDGSRPHPQGSGNSPSPRGSGSGRSKSPDGLRARARQSRLPRLRSWNAPGGAGGDGSPAAEPPQSPDLSRTSGPSGDSPATGQPPGPSLPPPIRVRVRVQDSLFLIPVPHGSGETHSVAWLTEQAAQRYCQACGLLPRLVLRKEGALLAPQDPIPDVLQSNEEVLAEVTSWDLPPLTDRYRRACRSLEQEEHPQVLQAMDRQGSGPSFSVGSLALRQTQLTPLLRALKLHAALRELHLAGNRLGDGCAAELLAALGTMPSLMLLDLSSNHLGSEGLRQLAAGLQGQTTLQNLQELDLSMNPLGDGCGWALASILQGCPSLSTLHLQACGFGPSFFLSHQAALGSAFQDAKHLKTLSLSYNMLGPDALAHALQNLPAHTLQRLELSSVAAGKSDSGLVEPVVRYLAKEGCTLAHLSLSANHLGNKAVRDLSRCLPCCPSLVSLDLSANPDVSCVGLEELLSALQMRPQGLSFLGLSGCAVQGPLRLGLWREITARVQELELCSRRLSPDDRAALRQLLPGRPGPGACTLDRGSKLFFRRL; encoded by the exons ATGAGCGTGGAGCGCGAGCTTCGCC AGCTGagcaaggccaaggccaaggcccaGAGGAACGGGCAGCTGCGGGACGAGGCCGCCCTCTGCCACCAGCTGGGGGAGCTCCTGGCCAGCCATG GACGCTACGCAGAGGCCCTGCGAGAGCACCAGCATGAGCTCCAGCTCCTGGAGAGCGTCGACGACCCGCTGGGCTGCGCCGTGGCCCACCGCAAGATCGGGGAGCGACTGGCCGAGCTGGAGGATTACTCAGCCGCCCTgaag CACCAGCATCGCCATTTGGAGCTGGCCCGTTCTCTGTCCAATCACACTGAGGTGCAGAGGGCCTGGGCCACCATTGGCCGCACCTACCTGGACATCTATGACCATTGCCAGTCACAGGATACCTTGCTGCAGGCACAGACTGCCTTTGAGAagagcttggctattgtggacgagAAGCTGCAGG GGACGTTGGCCAAGCGAGAACTGAGTGAAATGAGGACCCGACTCTACCTGAACTTGGGGCTCACGTTCGACAGCCTGCAGCAGGCGGCCCCCTGCGACGACTACTTCCGGAAGAGCATCTTCCTCGCCGA GCAGAACCACCTCCTTGAGGACCTGTTCCGCGCCCGCTACAACCTGGGTGCCGTCCACTGGCGCCGAGGGCAGCACTCCCAAGCCATGCGCTGCCTGGAGGGGGCCCGAGAGTGTGCCCGCGTCCTGCGGAGGGAACGGATGGAGAGCGAGTGCTGTGTGCTCCTCTCACAG ATCCTCCAAGACCTGGGGGATTTTTTGGCTGCCAAGAGAGCCCTGAAGAAAGCCTACAGGCTGGGCTTCCAGACGCCTTTGCAGAAGGCAGCAGTTTGCCGGACCCTCAAATACG TGCTGGCCGTGGTGCGGCTGCAGCAGCGGCTGCGGGAGGCCGAGGGCAGCGACCCCCAGGGCGCCATGGGCATCTGTGAGCAGCTGGGGGACCTGTTCTCCAAGGCGGGTGACTTCCCCAAGGCGGCTGAGGCCTACCAGAAGCAG CTGCGCCTCGCAGAGCTGCTGGGCCGGCCAGGGCCCGAGCTGGCCGTCATCCACGTGTCCCTGGCCACCACCTTGGGAGACATGAAGGACCACCACCGGGCCGTGTCCCACTACGAGCAGGAGCTGAGACTGCGCGGTGGGGACGCTCTGGAG gaGGCCCAGACCTGGTTAAACATCGCGCTGTCCCGGGAGGAGGCCGGAGACGCCTACGAGCAGCTGGCCCCATGCTTCCAGAAGGCTCTCAGCTGCGCCCAGCAGGCCCAGCGGCCCCAGCTCCAG AGGCAGATCTTACAGCACCTCCATGCCGTGCAGCTGAGGCTGCGGCCCCAGGAGGCCCCGGCCACCGCGGCCAGCCTGCAGGAGCTGAGCGCgcccagagagcaggaggaggacgacgaggaggaggaagaggaggacgaGGCCACTCCCGAGCTCAGTGACGTGGAGCTCTCAGAGAGCG AGGGGGATGCCGAGAGCGGGTCCCCGCGGCTGGAGGAGGATGAGGAGTTGCAGGGCTGTTTGGGCCCGCCGAGGGTGAACAAG TGGAACCGGCGCAATGACGTTGGGGAGACTCTGCTGCACCGCGCTTGCATCGAGGGCCGTCTGGGTCGTGTCCAGGACCTCGTAAGACAG GGCCACCCTCTGAACCCTCGGGACTACTGTGGCTGGACACCCCTGCACGAGGCCTGCAACTATGGGCATGTGG ACATCGTGCGCTTCCTGCTGGATCACGGGGCTCGGGTTGATGACCCGGGCGGCCCGGGCTGTGAGGGCATCACTCCCCTTCATGACGCCCTCCACTGCGGTCACTTTGAGGTGGCCCAACTCCTCATCGAACGGGGAGCGTCTGTCACGCTCCGAACCGCAAAG GGGCACAGCCCACGGGAGACGCTGCAGCAGTGGGTGAAGCTGTACGGCAAGGATCTGGACAGCGAGACCCGAGCGAAGGCCGCCGCCATGGAGCGGCTGCTCCGAGTGGCCTCCTCAGGCCAAG CTCCCCCCAGTTCTGCGGCCCCCCACACCTCTCCTCGGAACCATCTGTTCGACCCTGAGCTCTCTCCTCCCTCGAGCCCCGGCCTGGGACCCTCAGAGCCCTCTCAGGCCCATGCCAGGGTTTCCCCAGGGCACACAGTTCCAGCTGTGGCCAGGCCTCGGAGGAGCAGGCCCAAgctggccagcagcagcagctcggAGGGCGAGGACTCCCCGGGCCCCTGCCAGCCCCTCCACAAGAGGCCCCGACATCGTGTGCCCGTACAGCAGGccaaagctggggtgcctggctacCCCGGCGGCAGCGAGGCAGTGGCAGCAAGTGCTGCCCGGGCAGCCATCCGAGGTGTGGCTGGTGCCCAGATCTGCCGCCCTGGGCCCAGCCTACTGCGGGGCCCAGGGGAGCCCACCATGCCCCGGGCGGCGCTCATCCCGGAGGAGGAGTGTCTGGCCAGGGACTGGCTGGAGGACGACTCCCCGTTGACCCGCAGCCGCCAGGATGGCTCTcggccccacccccagggcagtGGGAACAGCCCCAGTCCCCGTGGCTCGGGCTCAGGCCGCAGTAAGAGCCCTGACGGGCTCCGGGCCCGGGCCAGGCAGAGCCGGCTGCCCCGTCTCAGGAGCTGGAACGCaccaggcggggcagggggagacgGCAGCCCAGCGGCAGAGCCTCCACAGAGCCCTGACCTCTCCAGGACCTCAGGGCCCAGTGGGGACAGCCCAGCGACAGGCCAGCCCCCG GGTccatctctgccccctcccatcCGCGTGCGAGTGCGCGTGCAGGACAGCCTGTTCCTCATCCCCGTCCCGCATGG CAGTGGGGAGACCCACTCTGTGGCCTGGCTAACCGAGCAGGCTGCCCAGCGCTACTGCCAGGCCTGTGGGCTGCTGCCAAGGCTCGTCTTGCGAAAGGAGGGAGCCTTGTTGGCCCCGCAGGACCCCATACCTGATGTGCTGCAGAGCAACGAGGAG GTGTTGGCGGAAGTCACTTCGTGGGACCTCCCCCCACTGACTGATCGCTACCGCAGGGCTTGCCGGAGCCTGGAACAAG AGGAGCACCCACAGGTGCTGCAGGCCATGGACCGTCAGGGCTCCGGCCCCTCGTTCAGCGTGGGCTCCCTGGCCCTGCGTCAGACCCAGCTCACCCCGCTACTGCGGGCCCTCAAGCTTCACGCGGCGCTCCGGGAGCTGCACCTGGCAGGGAACCGGCTGGGGGACGGATGTGCCGCCGAGCTGCTGGCTGCCCTGGGCACCATGCCCAGCCTGATGCTCCTGGATCTGTCCTCCAATCACCTGGGATCCGAAGGCCTGCGCCAGCTCGCGGCAGGCCTCCAGGGGCAGACTACCTTGCAG AACTTGCAGGAGCTGGACTTAAGCATGAACCCCCTTGGGGACGGCTGTGGCTGGGCCCTGGCATCCATCCTGCAGGGCTGCCCCTCACTCAGTACCTTGCATCTCCAGGCCTGTGGCTTCGGCCCCAGCTTCTTcctgagccaccaggcagccCTAGGTAGTGCCTTCCAAG ATGCCAAGCACCTGAAGACACTGTCTCTGTCCTACAACATGCTGGGTCCCGACGCCCTGGCCCACGCCCTGCAGAACCTGCCTGCCCATACCCTCCAGCGCCTGGAGCTGAGCTCTGTGGCAGCCGGCAAGAGTGACTCGGGCCTCGTGGAGCCGGTGGTCAGATACCTGGCCAAG GAAGGCTGCACTCTAGCTCACCTGAGCCTGTCTGCAAACCATCTGGGCAACAAGGCAGTGAGAGACCTGAGCAG GTGCCTTCCATGTTGCCCCTCACTTGTGTCACTGGACCTGTCTGCCAACCCGGACGTCAGCTGTGTGGGTCTGGAGGAGCTCCTGTCTGCACTCCAGATGCGGCCCCAAGGCCTCAGCTTCCTTGGCCTGTCAG GCTGTGCTGTCCAGGGCCCCCTGCGCCTGGGCCTCTGGCGCGAGATCACCGCACGGGTGCAGGAGCTGGAGCTGTGCAGCCGCCGCCTCTCCCCCGACGACCGGGCCGCCCTGCGCCAGCTGCTGCCCGGCCGGCCGGGCCCCGGCGCGTGCACACTGGACCGAGGGTCCAAGCTCTTCTTCAGGCGCCTGTGA